AACCTGATGACGCTGGGCTGGCACATGGTGATGGGCTTCTCGCCCTCGCTGCTGGCCACCTACATCTGGAACGAGAACCACAGCTTCGCGCTGGCCCGCGACAGCCGGCAGTGCGTGATCAACGTGCCGGGCGTGGAGCTGCTGGATACCGTGGTGGACATCGGCAACTGCAGCGGCCGCGACGTGGACAAGTTCGCGCGATTCGGCTTGGATGCGGTGCCCGCCCGCGACGTGGCCGCGCCGCTGGTCGGCCAGTGCCATTCCAGCTTCGAATGCCGGCTGCACGACGACAGCCAGGTCAAGGCCAGCAATCTCTTCATCTGGGAAATCGTCCGCGCCCACGTCGCGCCGCGGCCGAAACTGCCCCGTACCTTCCACTACCGCGGCGATGGCCAGTTCATGGTGGCGGGCGCGGAAATCTCGCGTCGACGGCGGTTCAAGCCCGACATGCTGTAATGCCAGCACTCCCCCTGCCGCA
This genomic stretch from Stenotrophomonas sp. SAU14A_NAIMI4_5 harbors:
- a CDS encoding flavin reductase family protein; the encoded protein is MKPLRKLDFPVEQARRFLEPGPIVLVSTAAGGQRNLMTLGWHMVMGFSPSLLATYIWNENHSFALARDSRQCVINVPGVELLDTVVDIGNCSGRDVDKFARFGLDAVPARDVAAPLVGQCHSSFECRLHDDSQVKASNLFIWEIVRAHVAPRPKLPRTFHYRGDGQFMVAGAEISRRRRFKPDML